In Citrus sinensis cultivar Valencia sweet orange chromosome 2, DVS_A1.0, whole genome shotgun sequence, a single genomic region encodes these proteins:
- the LOC102622926 gene encoding L-ascorbate oxidase-like yields MGLGLRHVAVVVTCWILMLCSVFETSYGSKTRHYKWEVEYMFWSPDCKESIVMGINGQFPGPTIRARAGDTIAVELTNKLYTEGVVIHWHGIRQLGTPWADGTASISQCPINPGETYLYRFKVDKAGTYFYHGHLGMQRSAGLYGSLIVDVADGEKEPFHYDGEFNLLLSDWWHRSVHEQEVGLSSRPLRWIGEPQTLLINGRGQFNCSLAAHFSNGSAEQCKLRGNEQCAPQILHVQPNKTYRLRIASTTALASLNLAVKNHKMVVVEADGNYVQPFEVDDMDIYSGESYSVLLTTNQDPSHNYWISAGVRGRKPATPPALTLLNYHPTSASKIPLSPPPITPRWDDYDHSKSFSNKIFALMGSPKPPTNFHRRLTLLNTQNTINGFTKWAINNVSLNLPPTPYLGSIKYGLKDAFDQNGPPENFSNEYDVMKPPVNANTTLGSGVYMLGLNTTVDVILQNANAIRPNLSETHPWHLHGHDFWVLGRGEGKFTKEDEKKFNLKNPPLKNTAVIFPYGWTALRFVADNPGAWAFHCHIEPHFHIGMGVVLALGVETVGNIPNQALACGLTGKRFMNPKQN; encoded by the exons ATGGGGTTAGGTTTGAGACatgttgctgttgttgtcACTTGTTGGATACTAATGTTGTGTTCAGTTTTTGAGACCTCGTACGGTTCAAAAACCAGACACTATAAGTGGGAAGTAGAGTACATGTTTTGGTCCCCAGATTGCAAAGAAAGCATAGTGATGGGGATCAACGGTCAGTTTCCCGGGCCGACGATCCGAGCCAGGGCCGGCGACACGATCGCCGTCGAGCTCACTAACAAGCTCTATACTGAAGGAGTTGTGATTCATTGGCACGGAATCAGACAGCTCGGCACTCCATGGGCTGATGGCACTGCTTCCATCTCCCAGTGTCCTATCAACCCCGGAGAAACCTATCTTTACAGATTCAAAGTTGACAAG GCAGGAACGTACTTTTACCATGGACACTTAGGGATGCAAAGATCAGCAGGTCTGTACGGATCTCTGATTGTGGACGTGGCAGACGGAGAGAAAGAGCCATTCCATTATGATGGGGAGTTCAACTTGTTGTTAAGTGATTGGTGGCACAGAAGTGTCCATGAGCAAGAGGTCGGCCTCTCCTCAAGGCCATTACGTTGGATTGGTGAGCCacag ACACTGCTGATAAACGGAAGAGGGCAATTCAATTGTTCACTGGCGGCGCATTTTAGCAACGGCTCGGCGGAACAGTGCAAGTTAAGAGGGAATGAACAGTGCGCACCCCAGATCCTGCATGTTCAACCAAACAAGACCTACAGGCTCAGGATAGCTAGTACCACTGCACTCGCTTCACTCAACTTGGCTGTCAAG AATCACAAAATGGTGGTTGTGGAAGCTGATGGAAATTACGTGCAACCATTTGAAGTAGATGACATGGACATATATTCTGGTGAGAGCTATTCGGTCTTATTAACAACAAATCAAGATCCCTCCCATAATTACTGGATCTCAGCTGGTGTTAGGGGAAGAAAACCTGCAACCCCTCCGGCCCTAACACTCTTAAACTATCATCCCACTTCTGCTTCCAAAATCCCTCTCTCCCCACCACCTATAACTCCTAGATGGGACGACTATGATCACAGCAAATCATTCTCCAACAAAATATTTGCCCTAATGGGATCCCCCAAGCCTCCCACAAATTTCCACCGTCGGCTCACCCTTCTTAACACTCAAAACACCATTAACGGGTTCACTAAGTGGGCTATTAACAATGTGTCCCTGAATTTACCCCCCACTCCTTACTTAGGATCCATCAAATATGGTCTTAAAGATGCTTTTGATCAGAATGGTCCCCCCGAAAACTTCTCGAATGAGTATGACGTGATGAAACCTCCTGTAAACGCTAATACAACTCTTGGAAGTGGGGTTTACATGCTTGGTTTAAACACCACAGTTGATGTTATACTTCAAAATGCAAACGCGATAAGGCCAAACTTGAGTGAAACCCACCCTTGGCATTTGCATGGGCATGATTTTTGGGTATTAGGGCGCGGAGAAGGGAAGTTTACGAAAGAAGATGAGAAGAAATTTAACTTGAAGAATCCACCATTGAAAAATACTGCGGTGATATTCCCATATGGCTGGACTGCTTTAAGATTTGTTGCTGATAATCCAGGTGCTTGGGCATTTCACTGCCATATTGAGCCCCATTTCCATATTGGAATGGGTGTGGTTCTTGCTCTTGGTGTTGAAACCGTTGGTAATATTCCAAACCAGGCGTTGGCTTGTGGTTTGACTGGGAAAAGGTTCATGAACCCTAAACAAAATTGA